One genomic region from Mauremys reevesii isolate NIE-2019 linkage group 7, ASM1616193v1, whole genome shotgun sequence encodes:
- the DRAP1 gene encoding dr1-associated corepressor isoform X2: MPSKKKKYNARFPPARIKKIMQTDEEIGKVAAAVPVIISRALELFLESLLRKACQVTQSRNAKTMTTSHLKQCIELEQQFDFLKDLVASVPDMQGDVEDNHAEGEKVSRRWAVGGAVLQGEGQGLGAGSRAVGGRTAALAAKERTRSSQARTPSRRRSLRTARLMGRRRRPSLRPPAALPPTSPALRHHICTSPAPHSPPWPCLSPCPRPCLP, from the exons ATGCCGagcaagaaaaagaaatacaacGCGCGCTTCCCGCCG GCCCGGATCAAGAAGATCATGCAGACGGATGAGGAGATTGGGAAGGTGGCCGCTGCCGTCCCTGTCATTATAT CCCGGGCGCTGGAGCTCTTCCTGGAGTCGCTCCTCAGGAAGGCCTGTCAGGTGACACAGTCCAGAAATGCCAAGACCATGACCACCTCCCACTT GAAGCAGTGCATAGAGCTGGAGCAGCAGTTCGACTTCCTCAAGGATCTGGTGGCCTCGGTGCCTGACATGCAGGGAGATGTGGAGGATAACCACGCTGAGGGCGAGAAGGTCTCCAGGAGGTGGGCAGTAGGAGGCGCTGTGCTACAGGGAGAGGGGCAAGGGCTTG GGGCCGGAAGCCGGGCAGTGGGCGGAAGAACGGCGGCACTGGCAGCAAAGGAAAGGACCCGAAGCAGTCAGGCACGGACTCCGAGCAGGAG GAGGAGTCTGAGGACAGCGAGActgatggggaggaggagacgTCCCAGTCTACGCCCCCCAGCCGCCCTACCACCCACTTCCCCAG ctctccGGCACCATATTTGCACTTCACCTGCCCCCCACAGTCCACCATGGCCATGCCTGTCTCcgtgcccccggccctgcctgccatgA
- the MUS81 gene encoding crossover junction endonuclease MUS81 isoform X1, with amino-acid sequence MAAPRRLGRKKPVPACPNPLFVQWLTEWRDEAAEKGKKTQFVYQRALDSLQRYPLPLRSGREATILQHFGDWICRRLDERLERHRAEQGADAPLEAMGGASPSMGGQESDPPSTEHHSTNNPSASQTLLGDLEPPPMRKPRPPRRYIPAPRSGGYAVLLALYKDSTSPRSRGFLMKSELQRAAQPLCDKSFTLGDPGNRYTAWASVGTLIRKELVLKTNVPARYSLTPQGLALAQRLVAAKQALISEGRAPEPKTPQGAEPTHPAGEKKLHPEPQLLDGTLGPQEGAAGGSGGQRPPDPEFVLRPGQFDIILCVDFIETMGGPAARKQDLLAELRRNAVPFDVRKLHVGDFMWVARERVQPRPGQLHLPPARELALDYVVERKRMADLCGSIIDGRFREQKFRLHRCGLCHPIYLLEESGSTQHLSLPESTLQQAATSTQVVDGFFVKCTRDLRESAAYLTIMTRHLNSLYGNKTLVSCTKEESQGRCPLKPNSDSCTLMTFQEFNEGAVKNKAQTVREVFARQLMQISGVSGEKAAAILERYSTPASLLAAYSACPDPESRDKLLSTIKCGKLQRNLGPALSRTLSQLYCSPGPLS; translated from the exons ATGGCGGCCCCCCGGCGGCTGGGGCGGAAGAAGCCGGTGCCCGCCTGTCCTAATCCCCTCTTCGTGCAGTGGCTGACAGAGTGGAGGGATGAGGCCGCTGAGAAGGGCAAGAAGACCCAGTTCGTGTATCAGAGG GCCCTGGACTCCCTTCAGAGGTACCCGCTGCCCCTGCGCAGTGGGCGTGAGGCCACGATTCTGCAGCATTTTGGGGACTGGATCTGCCGGAGGCTGGATGAGCGACTGGAGAGGCACCGTGCTGAGCAGG GTGCAGATGCCCCCCTTGAAGCCATGGGAGGGGCCAGCCCCTCAATGGGGGGACAGGAAAGTGAtccccccagcacagagcaccatTCCACCAACAACCCCTCTGCCTCACAGACCTTACTGGGGGAtctggagcctccccccatg AGGAAGCCCCGTCCCCCCCGGAGGTACATCCCAGCCCCACGCTCCGGGGGCTACGCTGTGCTGCTAGCCCTCTATAAGGACAGCACG AGCCCACGCAGCCGGGGGTTCCTGATGAAGTCTGAGCTGCAGCGGGCGGCTCAGCCGCTGTGTGACAAATCCTTCACGCTG GGTGACCCTGGAAATAGGTACACAGCTTGGGCATCAGTTGGTACCTTGATCCGCAAAGAGCTGGTGCTGAAAACCAATGTCCCGGCCAg GTACTCTCTGACACCGCAGGGGCTGGCACTAGCCCAGAGGCTTGTGGCTGCGAAGCAGGCCCTGATTTCAGAGGGTCGAGCCCCAGAACCCAAGACACCCCAGGGCGCAGAGCCCACGCATCCTGCTGGGGAGAAGAAACTGCACCCGGAGCCCCAGCT GCTCGatggcaccctgggaccccaggagggggcagcGGGTGGCTCTGGAGGGCAGAGGCCCCCTGACCCTGAATTTGTGCTGAGACCTGGCCAGTTTGACATCATCCTGTGTGTGGATTTTATCGAGACCATGGG TGGCCCAGCGGCCCGGAAGCAGGATCTGCTGGCCGAGCTGCGCCGGAACGCTGTACCCTTCGACGTGCGCAAGCTGCATGTGGGGGACTTCATGTGGGTCGCCCGTGAGAGGGTCCAGCCCCGCCCAG ggcagctgcacctGCCCCCAGCACGGGAGTTGGCCCTGGACTACGTAGTGGAGCGAAAGCGAATGGCTGACCTGTGTGGGAGCATCATCGACGGCCGCTTCCGTGAGCAGAAg ttCCGTCTGCATCGCTGTGGCCTGTGCCACCCCATCTACCTGCTGGAGGAATCAGGATCGACCCAGCACCTGAGCCTGCCAGAGAGcaccctgcagcaggcagccacCAGCACCCAG GTAGTGGATGGCTTCTTCGTCAAATGCACCCGGGACCTGCGGGAATCGGCTGCGTACCTGACCATCATGACACGTCATCTGAACAGCCTGTATGGG AACAAGACGCTGGTGAGCTGCACCAAGGAAGAGTCTCAGGGCCGCTGCCCTCTGAAGCCCAACAGCGACTCCTGCACCCTAATGACCTTCCAGGAGTTCAATGAGGGAGCTGTCAAGAACAAG GCCCAGACTGTGCGTGAGGTGTTTGCTCGGCAGCTCATGCAGAtcagtggagtgagtggggaGAAAGCAGCCGCCATTTTGGAGAGATACAGCACACCGGCCAG TCTGCTGGCCGCCTACTCCGCCTGCCCAGACCCTGAGAGCAGGGACAAGCTGCTGAGCACCATCAAGTGTGGCAAACTGCAGAG
- the DRAP1 gene encoding dr1-associated corepressor isoform X1: protein MPSKKKKYNARFPPARIKKIMQTDEEIGKVAAAVPVIISRALELFLESLLRKACQVTQSRNAKTMTTSHLKQCIELEQQFDFLKDLVASVPDMQGDVEDNHAEGEKVSRRGRKPGSGRKNGGTGSKGKDPKQSGTDSEQEEESEDSETDGEEETSQSTPPSRPTTHFPSSPAPYLHFTCPPQSTMAMPVSVPPALPAMMPSAPAPPAPAQDEEEEDYDS, encoded by the exons ATGCCGagcaagaaaaagaaatacaacGCGCGCTTCCCGCCG GCCCGGATCAAGAAGATCATGCAGACGGATGAGGAGATTGGGAAGGTGGCCGCTGCCGTCCCTGTCATTATAT CCCGGGCGCTGGAGCTCTTCCTGGAGTCGCTCCTCAGGAAGGCCTGTCAGGTGACACAGTCCAGAAATGCCAAGACCATGACCACCTCCCACTT GAAGCAGTGCATAGAGCTGGAGCAGCAGTTCGACTTCCTCAAGGATCTGGTGGCCTCGGTGCCTGACATGCAGGGAGATGTGGAGGATAACCACGCTGAGGGCGAGAAGGTCTCCAGGAG GGGCCGGAAGCCGGGCAGTGGGCGGAAGAACGGCGGCACTGGCAGCAAAGGAAAGGACCCGAAGCAGTCAGGCACGGACTCCGAGCAGGAG GAGGAGTCTGAGGACAGCGAGActgatggggaggaggagacgTCCCAGTCTACGCCCCCCAGCCGCCCTACCACCCACTTCCCCAG ctctccGGCACCATATTTGCACTTCACCTGCCCCCCACAGTCCACCATGGCCATGCCTGTCTCcgtgcccccggccctgcctgccatgATGCCCTCTGCGccagcaccccccgccccagcgcaggacgaggaagaggaagattaTGACTCGTAG
- the CFL1 gene encoding cofilin-1 gives MRIRNTAARSSFPRAPPPDISMRFAAPTQRRGLHFPACPTARAARKCPSPIKRKRAAGWFGAGQYLVSTPTDRESAAERTTRSPDRDPPARSTMASGVAVSDGVIKVFNDMKVRKASTPEEVKKRKKAVLFCLSEDKRNIILEEGKEILVGDVGETVDDPYLHFVKMLPESDCRYALYDATYETKESKKEDLVFVFWAPDCAPLKSKMIYASSKDAIKKKLTGIKHELQATCYEEVKDRCTLAQKLGGNAVVSLEGKPL, from the exons atgagaattCGCAACACAGCTGCG CGCTCATCCTTCCCTCGCGCTCCCCCGCCCGACATTTCCATGCGCTTTGCGGCTCCTACCCAGCGGCGCGGACTCCATTTCCCTGCGTGCCCCACGGCCCGAGCCGCCCGGAagtgcccctcccccataaaGCGGAAGCGGGCGGCCGGttggtttggggcggggcagtATTTGGTCTCGACACCGACCGACCGAGAAAGTGCTGCAGAGCGAACCACGCGCAGCCCGGACCGTGATCCCCCTGCCCGCAGCACCATG gcatcTGGCGTAGCAGTCTCTGATGGAGTGATCAAGGTCTTCAATGACATGAAGGTGCGGAAGGCCTCCACCCCCGAGGAGGTGAAGAAGCGCAAGAAGGCAGTGCTCTTCTGCCTGAGCGAGGACAAGAGGAACATCATCCTGGAGGAGGGCAAGGAGATCCTGGTGGGGGACGTGGGTGAGACAGTCGACGACCCCTATCTGCACTTTGTCAAGATGCTCCCGGAGTCGGACTGCCGCTACGCCCTCTACGATGCCACTTACGAGACCAAGGAGAGCAAGAAGGAGGATCTGGTCTTTGTCTTCTG GGCCCCAGATTGTGCCCCCCTCAAGAGCAAGATGATCTACGCCAGCTCCAAGGATGCCATCAAGAAGAAACTCACAG GTATCAAGCACGAGTTGCAAGCAACCTGTTACGAGGAGGTGAAGGACCGCTGCACCTTGGCCCAGAAGCTCGGCGGCAACGCCGTTGTCAGCTTGGAAGGGAAGCCCTTGTGA
- the SNX32 gene encoding sorting nexin-32 — MEEPLEMPPGEESKPCSVSEELVTEPSLQVEISDAVSERDKVKFTVQTKSSLPHFTRPALSVVRQHEDFVWLHDTFSENDDYAGIIIPPAPPRPDFEASREKLQRLGEGNSTLTREEFAKMKQELEGEYLAIFKKTVAMHEVFLQRLAAHPVLRRDHNFYVFLEYDQDLSVRGKNRKELLGGFFRNIVKSADEVLITGVSGLKEVDEFFEHERTFLLEYHTRVRDTCLKADRAMRSHKSLAEDYIPISVALGSLGTQEVRQLQTSFLKLAELFERLRKLEGRVASDEDLKLSDLFKYYMRDSQAAKDLLYRRLRALADYENANKALDRARMRNKEVKPAEAHQQLCCHRFEQLSASAKQELTDFKSRRISAFRKNLIELAELELKHAKASSLLLRNTLIVLKGDA, encoded by the exons ATGGAGGAGCCGCTGGAGATGCCGCCTGGGGAGGAGAGCAAG ccTTGCTCAGTCTCGGAGGAGCTCGTCACTGAGCCCTCCTTGCAGGTTGAGATCTCAGACGCAGTCAGCGAACGGGACAAGGTGAAATTCACTGTCCAGACCAAG agctccctgccccactTCACCCGCCCAGCGCTCTCCGTGGTCCGGCAGCATGAGGACTTTGTTTGGCTGCACGACACCTTCTCTGAAAATGATGACTACGCCGGCATCATT atcccccctgcaccccccaggccTGACTTTGAGGCATCGCGGGAGAAGCTGCAGCGTCTTGGGGAGGGGAACAGCACCCTGACGCGGGAGGAGTTTGCCAAGATGAAGCAGGAGCTGGAGGG CGAGTACCTGGCCATCTTCAAAAAGACGGTGGCAATGCACGAGGTGttcctgcagcgcctggcagccCATCCCGTCCTGCGCCGGGACCACAACTTCTATGTCTTCCTGGAATACGACCAAGAT CTCAGTGTGCGTGGCAAGAACCGCAAGGAGCTCCTGGGCGGCTTCTTCCGGAACATCGTCAAGTCAGCTGATGAGGTGCTCATCACCGGGGTGTCGGGGCTGAAG GAGGTGGACGAGTTCTTTGAGCACGAGCGGACGTTCCTGCTGGAGTACCACACCCGGGTGCGCGACACCTGCCTCAAGGCCGACCGTGCCATGCGCTCCCACAAGA GCCTGGCAGAGGACTATATCCCCATCTCGGTGGCACTGGGCAGCCTGGGCACACAGGAAGTCCGCCAGCTCCAGAC GAGCTTCCTGAAATTGGCTGAACTCTTTGAACGGCTGCGG AAGTTGGAGGGCCGTGTGGCATCAGATGAGGATCTGAAACTGTCTGACCTGTTCAAGTACTACATGAGAGACTCACAGGCAGCCAAG GATCTGCTGTACCGGCGCCTGCGGGCCCTGGCTGATTATGAGAATGCCAACAAGGCACTGGACAGAGCCcgcatgaggaacaaggaggtgaagcCGGCTGAGGCCCATCAGCAGCTGTGCTGTCACCGCTTTGAACAGCTATCAGCCTCCGCCAAGCAAG AACTGACTGATTTCAAGTCACGTCGAATCTCTGCATTTCGCAAGAACCTGATCGAGCTGGCGGAGCTGGAGCTGAAACATGCTAAG GCCAGTAGCCTGCTGCTGCGGAACACCCTGATTGTGCTGAAGGGCGACGCCTGA
- the DRAP1 gene encoding dr1-associated corepressor isoform X3, whose translation MARIKKIMQTDEEIGKVAAAVPVIISRALELFLESLLRKACQVTQSRNAKTMTTSHLKQCIELEQQFDFLKDLVASVPDMQGDVEDNHAEGEKVSRRGRKPGSGRKNGGTGSKGKDPKQSGTDSEQEEESEDSETDGEEETSQSTPPSRPTTHFPSSPAPYLHFTCPPQSTMAMPVSVPPALPAMMPSAPAPPAPAQDEEEEDYDS comes from the exons ATG GCCCGGATCAAGAAGATCATGCAGACGGATGAGGAGATTGGGAAGGTGGCCGCTGCCGTCCCTGTCATTATAT CCCGGGCGCTGGAGCTCTTCCTGGAGTCGCTCCTCAGGAAGGCCTGTCAGGTGACACAGTCCAGAAATGCCAAGACCATGACCACCTCCCACTT GAAGCAGTGCATAGAGCTGGAGCAGCAGTTCGACTTCCTCAAGGATCTGGTGGCCTCGGTGCCTGACATGCAGGGAGATGTGGAGGATAACCACGCTGAGGGCGAGAAGGTCTCCAGGAG GGGCCGGAAGCCGGGCAGTGGGCGGAAGAACGGCGGCACTGGCAGCAAAGGAAAGGACCCGAAGCAGTCAGGCACGGACTCCGAGCAGGAG GAGGAGTCTGAGGACAGCGAGActgatggggaggaggagacgTCCCAGTCTACGCCCCCCAGCCGCCCTACCACCCACTTCCCCAG ctctccGGCACCATATTTGCACTTCACCTGCCCCCCACAGTCCACCATGGCCATGCCTGTCTCcgtgcccccggccctgcctgccatgATGCCCTCTGCGccagcaccccccgccccagcgcaggacgaggaagaggaagattaTGACTCGTAG
- the DRAP1 gene encoding dr1-associated corepressor isoform X4, which translates to MPSKKKKYNARFPPARIKKIMQTDEEIGKVAAAVPVIISRALELFLESLLRKACQVTQSRNAKTMTTSHLGRKPGSGRKNGGTGSKGKDPKQSGTDSEQEEESEDSETDGEEETSQSTPPSRPTTHFPSSPAPYLHFTCPPQSTMAMPVSVPPALPAMMPSAPAPPAPAQDEEEEDYDS; encoded by the exons ATGCCGagcaagaaaaagaaatacaacGCGCGCTTCCCGCCG GCCCGGATCAAGAAGATCATGCAGACGGATGAGGAGATTGGGAAGGTGGCCGCTGCCGTCCCTGTCATTATAT CCCGGGCGCTGGAGCTCTTCCTGGAGTCGCTCCTCAGGAAGGCCTGTCAGGTGACACAGTCCAGAAATGCCAAGACCATGACCACCTCCCACTT GGGCCGGAAGCCGGGCAGTGGGCGGAAGAACGGCGGCACTGGCAGCAAAGGAAAGGACCCGAAGCAGTCAGGCACGGACTCCGAGCAGGAG GAGGAGTCTGAGGACAGCGAGActgatggggaggaggagacgTCCCAGTCTACGCCCCCCAGCCGCCCTACCACCCACTTCCCCAG ctctccGGCACCATATTTGCACTTCACCTGCCCCCCACAGTCCACCATGGCCATGCCTGTCTCcgtgcccccggccctgcctgccatgATGCCCTCTGCGccagcaccccccgccccagcgcaggacgaggaagaggaagattaTGACTCGTAG
- the MUS81 gene encoding crossover junction endonuclease MUS81 isoform X2, with amino-acid sequence MAAPRRLGRKKPVPACPNPLFVQWLTEWRDEAAEKGKKTQFVYQRALDSLQRYPLPLRSGREATILQHFGDWICRRLDERLERHRAEQGADAPLEAMGGASPSMGGQESDPPSTEHHSTNNPSASQTLLGDLEPPPMRKPRPPRRYIPAPRSGGYAVLLALYKDSTSPRSRGFLMKSELQRAAQPLCDKSFTLGDPGNRYTAWASVGTLIRKELVLKTNVPARYSLTPQGLALAQRLVAAKQALISEGRAPEPKTPQGAEPTHPAGEKKLHPEPQLGPAARKQDLLAELRRNAVPFDVRKLHVGDFMWVARERVQPRPGQLHLPPARELALDYVVERKRMADLCGSIIDGRFREQKFRLHRCGLCHPIYLLEESGSTQHLSLPESTLQQAATSTQVVDGFFVKCTRDLRESAAYLTIMTRHLNSLYGNKTLVSCTKEESQGRCPLKPNSDSCTLMTFQEFNEGAVKNKAQTVREVFARQLMQISGVSGEKAAAILERYSTPASLLAAYSACPDPESRDKLLSTIKCGKLQRNLGPALSRTLSQLYCSPGPLS; translated from the exons ATGGCGGCCCCCCGGCGGCTGGGGCGGAAGAAGCCGGTGCCCGCCTGTCCTAATCCCCTCTTCGTGCAGTGGCTGACAGAGTGGAGGGATGAGGCCGCTGAGAAGGGCAAGAAGACCCAGTTCGTGTATCAGAGG GCCCTGGACTCCCTTCAGAGGTACCCGCTGCCCCTGCGCAGTGGGCGTGAGGCCACGATTCTGCAGCATTTTGGGGACTGGATCTGCCGGAGGCTGGATGAGCGACTGGAGAGGCACCGTGCTGAGCAGG GTGCAGATGCCCCCCTTGAAGCCATGGGAGGGGCCAGCCCCTCAATGGGGGGACAGGAAAGTGAtccccccagcacagagcaccatTCCACCAACAACCCCTCTGCCTCACAGACCTTACTGGGGGAtctggagcctccccccatg AGGAAGCCCCGTCCCCCCCGGAGGTACATCCCAGCCCCACGCTCCGGGGGCTACGCTGTGCTGCTAGCCCTCTATAAGGACAGCACG AGCCCACGCAGCCGGGGGTTCCTGATGAAGTCTGAGCTGCAGCGGGCGGCTCAGCCGCTGTGTGACAAATCCTTCACGCTG GGTGACCCTGGAAATAGGTACACAGCTTGGGCATCAGTTGGTACCTTGATCCGCAAAGAGCTGGTGCTGAAAACCAATGTCCCGGCCAg GTACTCTCTGACACCGCAGGGGCTGGCACTAGCCCAGAGGCTTGTGGCTGCGAAGCAGGCCCTGATTTCAGAGGGTCGAGCCCCAGAACCCAAGACACCCCAGGGCGCAGAGCCCACGCATCCTGCTGGGGAGAAGAAACTGCACCCGGAGCCCCAGCT TGGCCCAGCGGCCCGGAAGCAGGATCTGCTGGCCGAGCTGCGCCGGAACGCTGTACCCTTCGACGTGCGCAAGCTGCATGTGGGGGACTTCATGTGGGTCGCCCGTGAGAGGGTCCAGCCCCGCCCAG ggcagctgcacctGCCCCCAGCACGGGAGTTGGCCCTGGACTACGTAGTGGAGCGAAAGCGAATGGCTGACCTGTGTGGGAGCATCATCGACGGCCGCTTCCGTGAGCAGAAg ttCCGTCTGCATCGCTGTGGCCTGTGCCACCCCATCTACCTGCTGGAGGAATCAGGATCGACCCAGCACCTGAGCCTGCCAGAGAGcaccctgcagcaggcagccacCAGCACCCAG GTAGTGGATGGCTTCTTCGTCAAATGCACCCGGGACCTGCGGGAATCGGCTGCGTACCTGACCATCATGACACGTCATCTGAACAGCCTGTATGGG AACAAGACGCTGGTGAGCTGCACCAAGGAAGAGTCTCAGGGCCGCTGCCCTCTGAAGCCCAACAGCGACTCCTGCACCCTAATGACCTTCCAGGAGTTCAATGAGGGAGCTGTCAAGAACAAG GCCCAGACTGTGCGTGAGGTGTTTGCTCGGCAGCTCATGCAGAtcagtggagtgagtggggaGAAAGCAGCCGCCATTTTGGAGAGATACAGCACACCGGCCAG TCTGCTGGCCGCCTACTCCGCCTGCCCAGACCCTGAGAGCAGGGACAAGCTGCTGAGCACCATCAAGTGTGGCAAACTGCAGAG